The Sediminicola sp. YIK13 genomic sequence AGACAGGAATTCCCTGAACGAAGCATGGAGAGAACGCTATAAAAAAACAGGATATACCACTAGAAACATCAATGAGGCCTTGGAGGCTGCTGGGGCAATTGGAATCCTCCAATCCCGTTGGTCAGAAGGTTTTGGCGCCAATAAAATATTCGGTGCGAACACCAAGAAGATTCCGGTTGTGGATCTTTCCCTGGAAGATTACGGCCTTTTGTACCGAATGGTGGAACATGGCGAACAACCCATGATTAAAGTGATGGCCGAGTCCAAGGAATTGGGGACCGTGCCCACCTTTAATACCATTGCTACCATCCCAGGGACGGAATTACCCAATGAGTACATCATCCTTTCTGCCCATTTCGATTCTTGGGACGGAGCTACTGGGGCTACGGACAATGGTACAGGGACCATTACCATGATGGAAGCAGCCCGTATCCTTAAAAAAATCTATCCCAACCCAAAACGCACCATTATTGTAGGGCATTGGGGCAGTGAGGAACAAGGGTTGAACGGGTCCCGTGCCTTTGTGGAAGACCATCCCGAAATCGTTGAAGGATTGCAGGCCTTGTTCAACCAGGACAATGGAACGGGAAGGGTGGTTCGAATTTCTGGCCAAGGCTTTTTAAATTCTTATGATTATATGGGCCGTTGGTTGGAAGCTGCACCGGAGTCCATCACAAAACAAATTGAAACTACCTTTCCAGGTACTCCCGCAGGAGGAGGTTCTGATTACGCCTCTTTTGTGGCTGCCGGTGCCCCTGCATTTTCTTTGAGCTCATTGAATTGGAGCTATTTTGATTATACCTGGCATACCAATTTGGATACCTATGATAAAATTGTGTTTGACGATGTGAGGAACAATGCCATATTGACCGCCATCTTGGCCTATATGGCCAGTGAGGACCCTGATAGGACTTCTAGGGAAAAGGCGGTACTGCATACCAATCCAAGAACTGGGGAACAAAGAGAATGGCCTTCAATGAGATCACCAAATCGTGACGGAGGAAAAAACGAATAACCACTGACAACTACCAATAAAAAAGCCCCACAAGGAGAAGATCCATTGTGGGGCTTTTATTTGTTTTGAGGACTACTTGCCCAACATCAACAGTTCATTGCATTTAATTTCCGTCACATACCGCTTTTCCCCTTCTTTGGTCTCATAGGAGCGGGACGTAAGCTTCCCGTCTATGGCCACCTCATTCCCTTTGACGAGGTATTTTTCAATGATTTCGGCCGTCTTGCCCCAGGCAACGACGTTATGCCATTGGGTGTCCGTTACCTTCTCCCCTTTTGTGTTTTTGTACGTCTCGTTGGTGGCTATGGAAAATTTAGCGAGTTTACTACCGCTTTCCATGTTCACAATTTCTGGGTCGTTCCCCAAGTTTCCAATCAACTGTACTCTGTTTCTAAGTGCGTTCATAATTTTAATTTTAATGGTTTTACAGTTCATACTATCGAGTTCCTATGTTTCGACGGTACAAACCTACCACCCCTTTTGCGCTGCACTCGGTTTGGAAATAGTTACTTTCGTTTACAAACGTTTGTAGTCGTTTGTAGTCCTTTTATAATTATTGGCAACCCAACCTATTGTGGCCTATTATTTTCTATATTTAGAGAACACTAATGGATATGCCTGAATATCACGGCCTTGTTCAATTGTTGGCAGTAATTACATACGATAAATTTCATTTTAACAAAATTTCAAAAAAATGAAAATAGCAACATTTCTAACATTTGTGGGTGATCAATGCGGAAAGGCAGCAGAAGCCATAAATTTCTACACTTCTGTATTTCCAAATTCGAAAATCAAAAGCATAATCAAATACGCAGAAGGAGAAGCTGGCGGGACCCCGGAACTTATTAAGTATGGTGTTTTTATATTAAATGGTACAGAGTACATGGTTTCCGAAAGTAATTATGACCACCCATGGACTTTTACACCAGGGGTATCCCTTTTCGTTACATGCAACTCTGAAAGTGAGATACAAACCTTATTCGAAGAACTTTCTTCAAATGGCGGCCAGATTATGGTCCCCCTCGACAATTATGAGGGTTCTGGCGATTACGGCTTTGGTAAAAAATTCGGATGGTGTGAGGACAAATATGGCATTTCATGGCAACTTAATCTTTCGGAATAAATTCGAATTATGATATAAGTCGCACTACTTTGAGGGACAAATGAAATAAAAAAATTTAAAATAACTATTGCCGATAATGTAAAAGAAATCAAAGTTCCCATTGGGTTGCTACGCTTCATGCCGTCCCGATTGCTATTGGGATAGATCAAAAAGCTGAAAAATGATAAAATTCTTTAGAAATATTCGACAAAATCTGTTGACCGAAAATAAGATCAGCAAATACATATTGTACGCAATCGGCGAGATAATACTTGTTGTCATAGGGATATTGATTGCATTACAAATAAACAATGCAAATGAAAACCGCAAGTCGGCTGAACAAGAAACTTTATACCTAAATCGTCTGCTTTCTGAAAATAAAGATGACATTAATACTTTCAAAAATAATATTGCAGATTTAGAAAAAGGAATTGAAACAATAGAACAGCTATCCCTGGCATTAAACTCAACTAAACCTAAAGACCAGGAGCTCGTTGATGCTGCCAATAATTATTTTGGATACGGAAGCATCTATCCTATATTTTCTTCTTCAACTTCAACTTTTGAGGACCTATCCAGTACAGGAAACTTAAAGGACATACGCAATGCAGATTTGCGCAATGAACTGGTTAAACATTATGCAAAACATAAACAAATAGCGGAGTGGATCAGTATTGGAACGGAATGGGCTTTACCGAATGATGCACCATTCACCTACAACAATAGCATTATGAGATTTGAACCTGAATCGGCTTTTCTTTTTGGAGAGCAAAATCAATCCGATTTGGCGAATCATTTGAAAGATAAAAAAGATGAGTATATCAACAATGCCGCAGTGCACTATTGGATAAATAAAGACGCTATCAATAAACTCAAGAACCTGATTAATGACACAGATCTAATCATTGAATTAATTGAAAAGGAAACAAAGAAATAAGCAAGGTAAAA encodes the following:
- a CDS encoding M20/M25/M40 family metallo-hydrolase, which encodes MKKSLPFLVVLFMLQGIIAFAQTTQEIVDKIVKEANENSQLEPLAHELMDVIGPRLVGTPQMKKAHDWAVQKYAQWGIAAENEKWGQWRGWERGITHVDLVSPRVVSLSGMQLAWSPSTPKKGLTAGMMIIPDVADSLAFQKWLPNVKGKFVMVSMMEPTGRPDYNWKEYATEESFEKMKQDRNSLNEAWRERYKKTGYTTRNINEALEAAGAIGILQSRWSEGFGANKIFGANTKKIPVVDLSLEDYGLLYRMVEHGEQPMIKVMAESKELGTVPTFNTIATIPGTELPNEYIILSAHFDSWDGATGATDNGTGTITMMEAARILKKIYPNPKRTIIVGHWGSEEQGLNGSRAFVEDHPEIVEGLQALFNQDNGTGRVVRISGQGFLNSYDYMGRWLEAAPESITKQIETTFPGTPAGGGSDYASFVAAGAPAFSLSSLNWSYFDYTWHTNLDTYDKIVFDDVRNNAILTAILAYMASEDPDRTSREKAVLHTNPRTGEQREWPSMRSPNRDGGKNE
- a CDS encoding single-stranded DNA-binding protein, which produces MNALRNRVQLIGNLGNDPEIVNMESGSKLAKFSIATNETYKNTKGEKVTDTQWHNVVAWGKTAEIIEKYLVKGNEVAIDGKLTSRSYETKEGEKRYVTEIKCNELLMLGK
- a CDS encoding VOC family protein translates to MKIATFLTFVGDQCGKAAEAINFYTSVFPNSKIKSIIKYAEGEAGGTPELIKYGVFILNGTEYMVSESNYDHPWTFTPGVSLFVTCNSESEIQTLFEELSSNGGQIMVPLDNYEGSGDYGFGKKFGWCEDKYGISWQLNLSE
- a CDS encoding DUF6090 family protein — protein: MIKFFRNIRQNLLTENKISKYILYAIGEIILVVIGILIALQINNANENRKSAEQETLYLNRLLSENKDDINTFKNNIADLEKGIETIEQLSLALNSTKPKDQELVDAANNYFGYGSIYPIFSSSTSTFEDLSSTGNLKDIRNADLRNELVKHYAKHKQIAEWISIGTEWALPNDAPFTYNNSIMRFEPESAFLFGEQNQSDLANHLKDKKDEYINNAAVHYWINKDAINKLKNLINDTDLIIELIEKETKK